The genome window CCAACGTTTTTTACTACCCAGTCGGAATTGAGGGCGTGGTTTATGGAAAATCACGAGAAGGAAACGGAATTATTGGTTGGATTCTATAAAGTTGGGGCGGGAAAAGCCAGTATAACCTGGTCGGAGTCCGTTGACGAAGCCATCTGTTTCGGGTGGATTGACGGTGTTCGGAGATCCATTGATGAAACCAGTTACATGATTCGGTTTACACCGCGTAAAGCGAAAAGCATCTGGAGCGCCGTTAACATCAAGAAGGTGCAAGATCTTTCCAGTCTGGGACTTATGGCTCCGGCGGGACTAGCTGCTTTTGAAAAGCGGGAAGAATCAAAGTCGAAAGTATATTCTTTTGAGCAGGATTCCGTTCAACTGGATGCAATTGCGGAGGCTACTTTTCGGCAAAATGAGGCGGCGTGGACCTGGTTTAACACCCAGGCCCCATCGTACCGGAAAGCGGCTATCTGGTGGGTAATGAGTGCCAAACAGGAAGTAACGAAACAAAAGCGACTGACCGAACTGATTCAGGATTCGGAGGAACGCGTCCGGCTTAAACAGTTCAGTCGGACTACCGCTTCTAAGTAGTCCGCCTTTTATTATCAGGCAGTAATCAGTAGGCCAACTTTTGTAGGGTGATCCTGCACCTGCTCATCTGAACGTAAATTACGCATAAGCCAGATGATCATTAGGTCACCCGCGGCGGCCAGGGTGAAGAAAGTCCCAAACGCCAGCAAACCGATGTTATTGAAAAACAAAGCGGCGGCATACGGAGCGAGGCCCATCACAATCAGCGGCATTAACACAACCAGGCGGTATTGACCTGCCCGCATCGGCACAACGCTATGGCAGTAGGGCGTAAGGCTTTTCCATTGTACGCCAAATTTAACCTGCCGCCAGGAAACTCCACCGTGCCAGATTGCGGTCAGACCGTGAATTAATTCGTGGAGAACAACACCGGCAAACAGAACAACGATGATTAACACGTACATCGTTGGCGAGGACATAAGCCGTGACTTATCCAATCCCCACATCCAGTAAAAAGGGGCTAGAAGCGCAGGAAAACCAACCAGAAAAGCGAGGAATCCGTAAATCTGGGCGTTAAATGAGGACATGGTCAGGTTTTGTGTCGGGCGTATCATGCTTTTTGATGTCTGATGAGTTGAAACAGGATGCTTGTCTGTCAATCGATGCATCAAAAGTAAACGCCACCCACCGGGCCGACAACGAAGTGGGACCAAGTCCAATAGGTTTGGGATGAAACTCGTCAGGTTTGGGATTTCGTTTGCTTATTGGCGACGGATAGACGTTAACCGAATGAAACCACACTGCGGATTGTCCAGTGACCGTTGCGCAACCGATTTTTCGTAGCGAACCCAGACTGTTAGGTTATTTTGCTGAAATTCCGTCGGGACATTCAGCGCGCGTAAGTTTCCCTTTTCGCCTTTTAAAGTCCAGGATGTGCCGCAGGGAGTTGTGCTGCTATCGTACGAGAGTATGGTAACCAATTCTTCTTTCGCGTCAACATTACGGTCGCAGCCAATCAGGAAACACAAAACCCAGCAATAACTTAGTATTCGTTGCATAATTAATCGTTTTAAAGAAGAGCCCCAGCGGGCTCGTTTAGTTGGAAAAGAGGGCGAAATTCTGCCTTAGATTCAGGAAGGCAGGGCTTTCTCAAAGGCCTGATACGCTTTTTGATAGACCTCGTGACAAGCTGGATCAGGTTTGAATGTCCGTCCAAATTGCACGAAATGCATCGTTTCCTGAATGGTTTGCGTGGTGCCAATGGCTTTCATAGTCAGTAAGATAGCGCCAATTGAACCGCTTTCGTTGCTGTCATTCAACCGAACGGGAACCCCAAAAATATCGGCCATCA of Tellurirhabdus bombi contains these proteins:
- a CDS encoding DUF3267 domain-containing protein; protein product: MIRPTQNLTMSSFNAQIYGFLAFLVGFPALLAPFYWMWGLDKSRLMSSPTMYVLIIVVLFAGVVLHELIHGLTAIWHGGVSWRQVKFGVQWKSLTPYCHSVVPMRAGQYRLVVLMPLIVMGLAPYAAALFFNNIGLLAFGTFFTLAAAGDLMIIWLMRNLRSDEQVQDHPTKVGLLITA
- a CDS encoding YdeI/OmpD-associated family protein, with product MTPTFFTTQSELRAWFMENHEKETELLVGFYKVGAGKASITWSESVDEAICFGWIDGVRRSIDETSYMIRFTPRKAKSIWSAVNIKKVQDLSSLGLMAPAGLAAFEKREESKSKVYSFEQDSVQLDAIAEATFRQNEAAWTWFNTQAPSYRKAAIWWVMSAKQEVTKQKRLTELIQDSEERVRLKQFSRTTASK